The Gadus macrocephalus chromosome 20, ASM3116895v1 genome includes a region encoding these proteins:
- the LOC132448877 gene encoding neuroligin-4, X-linked-like, whose amino-acid sequence MSLSITRRTPPPPLPPLSLPRRTLRPLAQTPLSSSSLPLSLLLLLLLPPSPLPAVSAQQSVPVVSTAQGRIRGLLTALPSDLLGPVIQYLGVPYARAPTGDRRFQAPEPPLPWPGIRNVTQFAPVCPQSLDERSMLGDMMPSWLTANLDVAATYLTHQSEDCLYLNIYVPTEEDIHEEGGPRPVMVYVHGGSYTEGTGNMMDGSVLASYGNVIVITLNYRLGVLGTNRHSCPGCVVGTM is encoded by the exons ATGTCTCTGTCCATCACCAGGAgaactccccctcctcccctccctcctctctccctcccccgtcgGACTCTGCGCCCTCTGGCCCagacccccctctcctcctcctccctccccctctccctgctcctcctgctcctcctccccccctcccccctgccggCGGTCTCCGCTCAGCAGTCGGTCCCGGTGGTCTCCACGGCGCAGGGCCGCATCCGGGGCCTCCTGACGGCGCTGCCGTCCGACCTTCTCGGGCCCGTCATCCAGTACCTGGGGGTCCCCTACGCCCGCGCCCCCACCGGGGACCGCCGCTTCCAGGCGCCTGAGCCCCCCCTGCCCTGGCCGGGCATCCGCAACGTGACGCAGTTTGCGCCGGTGTGCCCGCAATCGCTGGACGAGAGGAGCATGCTGGGGGACATGATGCCCTCCTGGCTCACCGCCAACCTGGACGTCGCCGCCACCTACCTCACACACCAGAGCGAGGACTGCCTCTACCTCAACATCTACGTGCCCACCGAGGAGG acaTCCACGAGGAGGGGGGCCCGCGGCCGGTGATGGTGTACGTCCACGGCGGCTCCTACACCGAGGGCACCGGGAACATGATGGACGGCAGCGTGCTGGCCAGCTACGGCAACGTCATCGTCATCACCCTCAACTACCGCCTCGGCGTGCTCGGTACGAACCGCCACTCATGTCCGGGTTGTGTTGTAGGTACGATGTGA